DNA from Sinorhizobium arboris LMG 14919:
GCTGGCGGACATCGGCGGCCTGGGCCGCATTGAGATCGACGCGATGAAGAAACGCGGGTTCGACCCATCCTTCGCCGGCGCGGTAACTGCCGCATCCGCAACACTCGGGCCAATCTTTCCGCCCTCCATACCGCTCATCGTCTACGGCTCGGTCACGAGCGTGTCCATCGTGCAGCTCCTCGTGGCCGGCATCATGCCTGCCGTGCTGTGCACCGCCCTGCTGATGCTCGCCGTGCTGATCGTCGCCGTCCGCCACGGCCATGCGCGCGCGGAACGCTGGCCGACGGTCGGCGAACTGGTCGCCGCGCTGGTGCCGGCGCTGCCGGCCATTCTTGCCCCGGCCCTCATGGTCGGCGGCATGACGGCCGGTGCTTTCACGCCGACCGAGGCGGCCGCGATAACGGCGGTCTATGTCATCTTCATCAGCGGCGTGCTTTACCGCGAGCTGACGCTCGCCCATCTATGGCATTCTGCTGTTCTCACGGCGCGCAGTTCCAGCGCGATCCTCATCATCGTCGCTGCTGCGGCGCTTTTCGGCTGGATCCTGGCGGTCGAGCAGGTGCCCCAAACCTTTGCGGCGACGCTGCTTGGATGGTCTAAGGATCCGCTCGTGCTGTTGATCATCGCGAATTTGATTTTTTTCGTCGCAGGCATGTTCCTCGACTCGACGACCGCAACGCTCCTTCTCGTTCCCATCATCGCCCCGCCCCTTGTGCTGGCCGGCGTCGACCCGGTTCAACTCGGCATAGTGGCGATCTTCAACCTGATGCTCGGTCTGCTGACGCCGCCGATGGGTCTTTCGCTGTTCCTCGTGTCGGATATCGCCGACGTGTCCATCCGGCAGCTGCTGCGGGCACTTGTGCCTTTCTACATTCCGCTGGTCACCACGCTTGTCATCCTTACGTTGGCGAAGGACTTCACGCTGTGGCTGCCGCGCCTGATCGCCCAATGATCTTTTCTCCAGGAGACACGAATATGCGCATTGTCATCGGTTCCGACCATGCTGGCTTCCACCTCAAGGCAACGATCGTCGACCACGTCATCTCTCTCGGCCACGAGGTATACGACGCAGGCTCATACGATGCGAAGCCGGTAGACTTCCCCGATATCGCAAAGACGGTCACTTCCTCGATCATCGAGGGCAAGGCGGATCGCGGGCTGATGGTCTGCGGCACCGGCGTCGGCGCTTCTATCGCGGCGAACAAGGTGAAGGGGATCCGCGCAGCGGTCTGCCACGACGTGCATTCCGCCCATCAGTCGGTAGAGCATGACGACGTCAACGTCATGTGCATCGGCGCGCAGATCGTCGGGGCGTGGTTGGCGAAAGATCTCGTCGAAGCCTACCTCGCTGCCGAGTTCTCCACCGACGAGGATTTCCGGCGCCGCGTTCGCAAACTTGCCGAAATGGACGAGCAGCGCTGAGCACCCGCAAGGCGCAACTACTCTTCCTCGCTGACCTCACCATCCACGAGATGGATTCGCCGATCCATGCGAGCGGCCATGTCGAGGTCGTGCGTCACCGCGACGACCGTCTTGCCGCGCTTGCGAACGAGCTCGTCGAGAATTTCGAATACCTGCTCCGAACTCCTGCTGTCGAGACTCCCGGTCGGCTCGTCTGCCAGGATCAGCGGCGGGTCGTTGGCAAGCGCCCTTGCGACAGCCACGCGCTGGCGCTGGCCGCCCGAGAGCTGATCCGGCCGCTTGTCGAGATGGTCGGCGAGGCCGAGCGAAGTCAGCAGCTCCGTCGCCCGCACCCGCATCGCGCCGCGGTCGAGTCGGCCGAGCTTGCGCATGGGAATCTCGACGTTCTCGCGCGCGGTAAACTCCGGCAGAAGGAAATGGAACTGGAAGACGAAGCCCATGGTGGCGAGGCGCGTTTCCGCCCGCTCCTTCTCGCTCATAGGTTCGGTGTCGCGTCCACGGACGCGGAGTGTGCCCTGGGTCGGCCGATCGAGCAGTCCCAGCAGGTAGAGCAGCGACGACTTTCCCGATCCCGAGGGACCGGTAACGGCTACGAACTCGCCTTCCTCAACGGACAGGTCGATGCCCTTCACCAACGTCACCGGAACCGTCTCTTTGAGGATGCGCGTGAGGCCGCGGGTTTCGATCAAGGGGCTCATGTCGCGCCTCTTATGATGTCCACCGGATTGACACGAGCTGCGCGGCGGGCCGGCAGGTAGCCGGCGACCGCTGCCGAAGACAGGGCGAAAGCCGTCGCCACCACATAGTGTGGAACGCTCCAGGCGATCGGCAACCTGGTCATCTCCTGGCCAGTCGCCGCGATTTCGAACCGCACCAGGGACAGCGCGTAGGTTATCGCAAATCCGAGTGCCCAGCCCAGAAGCGAGCCTGCGATGCCGATCGCAAGCCCTTCGATCACGAACAGACGCCGCATGTCGGCTTCCGAAAAGCCCAGCGATTTCATGATGGCAATGTCGCGCGCCTTCTCATGCGTTATGGTCGAGACGATGTTGAAGATGCCGAAACCCGCAACCAGCATGATCGCGGCGACCACCGTGTACATGATGACGTTGCGCACGACGAGCGCTTCGAGAATGGACTCGTTCGCCTCCTGCCAGGCGACCGCCTTGTAGCCAAGCTCGGCCTCCACCCGACGCGCGATGGCGGGCGCGGCGTCCGGGTCGTCCAGCTTGATGCGGATCTCGTTGATTGCATTCGGCCTGTTGGACAGGATTTGGGCGTTCTTCAGCAGGACATAGGCCTCGCCTTCGTCGCGCGCCGTGGTGCCGGTATGAAACAGGCCGACAATTTTGAAATTGCGGGCAAGGCCTTCCGAAGACACGGCGGTAATCGTATCGCCGAGGCCGGCGCCCAATCTCGAGGCCATGGTGTCGCCGATCACGACGTTATTGCCGCCCGCCGCAAGCGCAGCGAAGCTGCCGGCCTCGAAGTCCTCGACGATGGGCGAGACCCTCACTTCCTTCTCCGGCTCGATGCCGATCACGACGGCACCGACTTCGCGGCCGGAATAGCGGATGACGCCTTGCACGTTG
Protein-coding regions in this window:
- a CDS encoding TRAP transporter large permease is translated as MGFLVVAAFLGLFMLGFPVVYAILLPSILYVLVEGLPFGLLAQRVTYALDSFPLVAVPLFIFVGNLMNLSGITDRIFRFAYTLVGRMPGGLAQVNVFGSLVFSGMSGAALADIGGLGRIEIDAMKKRGFDPSFAGAVTAASATLGPIFPPSIPLIVYGSVTSVSIVQLLVAGIMPAVLCTALLMLAVLIVAVRHGHARAERWPTVGELVAALVPALPAILAPALMVGGMTAGAFTPTEAAAITAVYVIFISGVLYRELTLAHLWHSAVLTARSSSAILIIVAAAALFGWILAVEQVPQTFAATLLGWSKDPLVLLIIANLIFFVAGMFLDSTTATLLLVPIIAPPLVLAGVDPVQLGIVAIFNLMLGLLTPPMGLSLFLVSDIADVSIRQLLRALVPFYIPLVTTLVILTLAKDFTLWLPRLIAQ
- the rpiB gene encoding ribose 5-phosphate isomerase B encodes the protein MRIVIGSDHAGFHLKATIVDHVISLGHEVYDAGSYDAKPVDFPDIAKTVTSSIIEGKADRGLMVCGTGVGASIAANKVKGIRAAVCHDVHSAHQSVEHDDVNVMCIGAQIVGAWLAKDLVEAYLAAEFSTDEDFRRRVRKLAEMDEQR
- a CDS encoding ABC transporter ATP-binding protein yields the protein MSPLIETRGLTRILKETVPVTLVKGIDLSVEEGEFVAVTGPSGSGKSSLLYLLGLLDRPTQGTLRVRGRDTEPMSEKERAETRLATMGFVFQFHFLLPEFTARENVEIPMRKLGRLDRGAMRVRATELLTSLGLADHLDKRPDQLSGGQRQRVAVARALANDPPLILADEPTGSLDSRSSEQVFEILDELVRKRGKTVVAVTHDLDMAARMDRRIHLVDGEVSEEE
- a CDS encoding ABC transporter permease codes for the protein MRLILDIALTHVAGRGRQTLVAVIGVAVGVGFSIAMAALMQGGQDDFVRQLVDTMPHVDVTDEQRAARRQPAEDLFDAAAISGLRPRDDRRGIINPTKAASWLEEWIPGRLAAVLNVQGVIRYSGREVGAVVIGIEPEKEVRVSPIVEDFEAGSFAALAAGGNNVVIGDTMASRLGAGLGDTITAVSSEGLARNFKIVGLFHTGTTARDEGEAYVLLKNAQILSNRPNAINEIRIKLDDPDAAPAIARRVEAELGYKAVAWQEANESILEALVVRNVIMYTVVAAIMLVAGFGIFNIVSTITHEKARDIAIMKSLGFSEADMRRLFVIEGLAIGIAGSLLGWALGFAITYALSLVRFEIAATGQEMTRLPIAWSVPHYVVATAFALSSAAVAGYLPARRAARVNPVDIIRGAT